In a genomic window of Caloenas nicobarica isolate bCalNic1 chromosome 1, bCalNic1.hap1, whole genome shotgun sequence:
- the FAM131B gene encoding protein FAM131B isoform X2 — protein sequence MDSTSSLHGSSFHRPSTEQTRTDFSWDGINLSMEDTTSILPKLKRNSNAYGIGALAKSSFSGVMEQFAISEATLMAWSSMDGEDVSVNSNQENPAGNYSENYQELMESQEHMAQTQYDSWPHSYVSQGMYCLGSSDAWETSDQSLIASPATGSYLGQNFDESQTNLQESILMQSSLLQQQQLQQQQQEQNFIQSTGLVHVWPMHTAQSGGGAESSTYMEDHTEDEGNPQLEKAPLLNKKPSPEEDDAVCRDLESLSPREEMEHAALSRKVSDVTSSGVQSFDEEEGETNN from the exons ATGGACAGCACCAGCTCACTGCATGGCAGCAGCTTCCATCGACCTTCCACTGAG cAAACACGGACAGATTTCTCCTGGGATGGTATTAAT CTCTCCATGGAAGATACGACCTCAATCCTCCCCAAGCTGAAACGGAACTCCAATGCTTATGGGATTGGGGCTTTGGCTAAATCATCTTTCTCTG GAGTGATGGAGCAATTTGCTATTTCTGAGGCAACTCTCATGGCCTGGTCCTCCATGGATGGTGAAGATGTGAGTGTAAACTCAAACCAGGAGAACCCAGCAGGCAACTACTCTGAGAACTATCAGGAGCTAATGGAGAGCCAAG AGCATATGGCCCAGACACAGTACGATAGCTGGCCTCATTCCTATGTCTCTCAGGGCATGTATTGCTTAGGTTCATCTGATGCCTGGGAGACCAGTGACCAGTCCCTCATCGCTTCCCCAGCAACTGGCTCGTATTTAGGCCAGAATTTTGATGAATCCCAGACAAAtcttcaggaaagcattttgATGCAGAGCAGCCTTCTCCAGCAGCAACAGctacagcaacagcagcaggagcagaactTCATCCAGAGCACGGGGCTGGTCCACGTGTGGCCCATGCATACGGCTCAAAGTGGGGGTGGGGCTGAGTCCAGCACGTACATGGAGGACCACACTGAGGATGAAGGGAACCCACAGCTGGAAAAGGCTCCTCTCCTAAACAAGAAGCCCTCTCCAGAGGAGGATGATGCAGTGTGCCGGGACCTGGAATCACTGTCTCCTCGAGAGGAGATGGAACATGCTGCATTGAGCCGCAAAGTCTCAGATGTCACCTCCTCGGGAGTGCAGTCCTTTGatgaggaagagggagaaacaaacaactga
- the FAM131B gene encoding protein FAM131B isoform X1, with translation MDSTSSLHGSSFHRPSTEQTRTDFSWDGINLSMEDTTSILPKLKRNSNAYGIGALAKSSFSGISRSMKDHVTKPTAMGQGRVAHMIEWQGWGKGNSQQQQHTHETARKDADAYSDLSDGEKEARFLAGVMEQFAISEATLMAWSSMDGEDVSVNSNQENPAGNYSENYQELMESQEHMAQTQYDSWPHSYVSQGMYCLGSSDAWETSDQSLIASPATGSYLGQNFDESQTNLQESILMQSSLLQQQQLQQQQQEQNFIQSTGLVHVWPMHTAQSGGGAESSTYMEDHTEDEGNPQLEKAPLLNKKPSPEEDDAVCRDLESLSPREEMEHAALSRKVSDVTSSGVQSFDEEEGETNN, from the exons ATGGACAGCACCAGCTCACTGCATGGCAGCAGCTTCCATCGACCTTCCACTGAG cAAACACGGACAGATTTCTCCTGGGATGGTATTAAT CTCTCCATGGAAGATACGACCTCAATCCTCCCCAAGCTGAAACGGAACTCCAATGCTTATGGGATTGGGGCTTTGGCTAAATCATCTTTCTCTG GGATATCTCGCAGCATGAAGGACCATGTCACAAAGCCAACGGCTATGGGCCAAGGCCGTGTGGCTCACATGATTGAATGGCAAGGCTGGGGCAAAGGtaacagccagcagcagcagcacacacatGAGACAGCACGCAAAGACGCTGATGCCTACTCCGACCTGAGTGATGGTGAAAAGGAGGCCCGGTTCCTTGCAG GAGTGATGGAGCAATTTGCTATTTCTGAGGCAACTCTCATGGCCTGGTCCTCCATGGATGGTGAAGATGTGAGTGTAAACTCAAACCAGGAGAACCCAGCAGGCAACTACTCTGAGAACTATCAGGAGCTAATGGAGAGCCAAG AGCATATGGCCCAGACACAGTACGATAGCTGGCCTCATTCCTATGTCTCTCAGGGCATGTATTGCTTAGGTTCATCTGATGCCTGGGAGACCAGTGACCAGTCCCTCATCGCTTCCCCAGCAACTGGCTCGTATTTAGGCCAGAATTTTGATGAATCCCAGACAAAtcttcaggaaagcattttgATGCAGAGCAGCCTTCTCCAGCAGCAACAGctacagcaacagcagcaggagcagaactTCATCCAGAGCACGGGGCTGGTCCACGTGTGGCCCATGCATACGGCTCAAAGTGGGGGTGGGGCTGAGTCCAGCACGTACATGGAGGACCACACTGAGGATGAAGGGAACCCACAGCTGGAAAAGGCTCCTCTCCTAAACAAGAAGCCCTCTCCAGAGGAGGATGATGCAGTGTGCCGGGACCTGGAATCACTGTCTCCTCGAGAGGAGATGGAACATGCTGCATTGAGCCGCAAAGTCTCAGATGTCACCTCCTCGGGAGTGCAGTCCTTTGatgaggaagagggagaaacaaacaactga